Proteins encoded in a region of the Stieleria neptunia genome:
- the prmC gene encoding peptide chain release factor N(5)-glutamine methyltransferase — MSESQTSEQPWTVLRLLQWTTEFFQKRGSGSARLDAEILLAHARQCSRIELYTAFEEEPDEAQRTAFRELVRRRGEGTPVAQLVGYKEFYSLRFRVNEHTLIPRPETEHLVIEALDCAKAMSISDRPLRIADVGTGSGAIAVALALHLPGAQVTATDISAPALEVARWNADQHEVADRVDFNCCDLLADVEQPETFDLICSNPPYVSESEYAQLDRSVREHEPKSALVAGEDGTETIKRLMAEAYPRLEPGGRLIIELSPMIADACEDLAEQISELGDLRFIKDLAGHRRILSLGRLSD; from the coding sequence ATGGACGACCGAGTTCTTTCAAAAACGTGGCAGCGGATCGGCGCGACTCGATGCGGAAATCCTGCTCGCCCACGCGAGACAGTGCAGCCGCATCGAACTGTACACCGCGTTCGAAGAAGAACCCGATGAAGCCCAACGCACCGCGTTCCGCGAACTGGTGCGGCGGCGTGGCGAAGGCACCCCCGTCGCCCAATTGGTCGGTTACAAAGAATTCTATTCGTTGCGATTCCGCGTCAACGAACACACGCTGATCCCACGCCCCGAAACCGAGCACCTGGTGATCGAAGCACTCGACTGTGCCAAAGCGATGTCGATCAGCGATCGACCGCTACGCATCGCCGATGTGGGAACCGGTTCGGGCGCGATCGCCGTCGCCCTGGCACTGCACCTGCCCGGCGCCCAAGTCACCGCAACCGACATCAGCGCCCCGGCCCTCGAAGTCGCCAGGTGGAATGCCGATCAACACGAGGTTGCCGATCGCGTCGACTTTAACTGCTGCGATCTGCTGGCCGATGTCGAGCAGCCGGAAACGTTCGATCTGATTTGCAGCAACCCGCCTTATGTCAGCGAAAGCGAATACGCCCAACTGGATCGTTCGGTGCGTGAACACGAACCGAAATCGGCCCTGGTCGCGGGGGAGGACGGGACGGAGACCATCAAGCGGCTGATGGCCGAAGCGTACCCGCGACTCGAGCCCGGCGGGCGGCTGATCATCGAACTGAGCCCGATGATCGCCGACGCCTGCGAAGATCTGGCCGAACAGATCAGCGAACTCGGCGATTTGCGTTTCATCAAAGACCTCGCCGGCCACCGCAGAATCCTCTCCCTCGGCCGACTTTCTGATTAG